Proteins co-encoded in one Juglans regia cultivar Chandler chromosome 16, Walnut 2.0, whole genome shotgun sequence genomic window:
- the LOC108998122 gene encoding uncharacterized protein LOC108998122, which translates to MGCPNLSSAPLEALGKEIFFPLTFFILCGEALNCLLNRAKCNGFITGLPIRQNHLHINHLFFADDSLIFCKANSIEWSHLYCLLDTYKKASGQRLNKEKTSILFSRNTQEETKEIVTSIAGIRGTNSCEKYLGLPALIGRSRTYSLKGVLAKVQAKLSSWKTKLLSQAGKEILVKAMIQSIPTYCMGIFKLPKQLLHELNKLIRSFWWGQQSQDHKIHWVAWKQMSKSKKFGGLGLRDFEDF; encoded by the coding sequence ATGGGGTGTCCCAACCTTTCTTCTGCCCCTCTCGAGGCCTTAGGCAAGGAGATCTTCTTTCCCCTTACCTTTTTCATCTTGTGTGGTGAAGCTCTCAACTGTCTCCTTAATAGGGCAAAATGTAATGGTTTCATCACAGGCTTACCTATTAGACAGAACCATTTGCACAttaatcatctattttttgcagatgactcTCTCATTTTCTGCAAGGCCAACTCGATTGAATGGAGTCATCTCTACTGTCTGCTGGACACATACAAGAAAGCATCAGGGCAAAGactaaacaaggaaaaaacCTCAATCCTTTTCAGCAGGAATACTCAAGAGGAAACCAAGGAGATAGTAACAAGCATTGCTGGAATTAGAGGGACAAATTCATGTGAGAAATACTTAGGTTTACCGGCCCTCATCGGCAGATCTAGAACCTACTCTCTCAAAGGGGTATTAGCTAAAGTGCAGGCCAAATTAAGCAGCTGGAAAACCAAACTGCTGTCACAAGCAGGGAAGGAGATCCTTGTTAAGGCTATGATCCAATCAATCCCCACCTATTGCATGGGAATTTTCAAGCTGCCAAAACAATTACTTCATGAGCTCAACAAATTGATCAGATCCTTCTGGTGGGGGCAACAGTCCCAAGACCACAAGATACATTGGGTAGCATGGAAACAGATGAGCAAGTCTAAGAAGTTCGGAGGGTTGGGCCTTAGAGACTTTGAAGATTTTTAA